One region of Candidatus Dadabacteria bacterium genomic DNA includes:
- the rlmB gene encoding 23S rRNA (guanosine(2251)-2'-O)-methyltransferase RlmB produces MIVYGKNSVAELLRNSPKQIKKIMVSENFDVSSDPRMNASIKKFRIKLSRLPKNAITDICKSPNHQGIAAEISDFAYSSVEEMLELAGERREKVFLLILDHVEDPHNLGAIIRTADFLGVHGIVIPADRACDVNPTVMKVSSGASANMKIARETNLGRVIDSLKKKGVWIAGADAGSKDMVYGCDFASLDIAVVIGNEGRGMRSKTKQRCDFLLSVPRKGKVESLNASVAAGIFLYEVYRQRHGTKAL; encoded by the coding sequence TTGATCGTTTACGGCAAAAACTCCGTTGCCGAACTCCTCCGCAATTCCCCCAAGCAGATAAAGAAAATCATGGTCTCGGAGAATTTTGACGTTTCTTCGGACCCGCGGATGAATGCCTCGATTAAGAAATTCCGCATAAAACTCTCCCGCCTTCCCAAAAACGCGATTACTGATATATGCAAAAGCCCGAATCATCAGGGCATTGCGGCTGAAATATCGGATTTTGCCTACAGTTCGGTTGAAGAGATGCTCGAGCTGGCGGGGGAGAGGCGGGAGAAGGTCTTTTTGCTGATCCTGGATCACGTGGAGGACCCCCACAACCTCGGCGCCATAATAAGGACCGCGGACTTTCTCGGAGTCCATGGAATCGTGATACCCGCTGACCGGGCGTGTGACGTGAATCCCACCGTGATGAAAGTTTCTTCCGGGGCTTCGGCCAACATGAAAATCGCCCGGGAGACGAATCTCGGCAGGGTGATTGATTCTCTTAAGAAAAAAGGGGTCTGGATCGCCGGGGCCGATGCCGGTTCCAAGGATATGGTCTACGGCTGCGACTTCGCTTCGCTTGATATCGCAGTGGTAATCGGAAACGAGGGTAGGGGAATGCGAAGCAAGACAAAGCAGCGATGCGATTTTCTACTTTCCGTTCCAAGGAAAGGGAAAGTGGAGTCTCTCAATGCCTCTGTCGCCGCTGGGATTTTTCTCTACGAAGTGTACAGGCAAAGACACGGAACTAAAGCCCTATGA
- a CDS encoding glycosyltransferase family 4 protein → MKKTNVLFINHSVRDGGPGRSLLYILKYIDREKINPFVLVPKHDIFSESLKSEGIFENVIVDPRFPENIQKSAMVADTTRAPGVLRVFSIIANIVNMLRLLCGSPKIIRENGIDIIYCNGTLAKIVGTLIGRKNKKPVIWHVRNIQQTRFMKSLMETLSGFRCVKKIICVSRATAEPFRRAKSKIHVVYNGIDPADFDRESVRGSLREEFSIPTDTVLVGNTGRVVPRKGYVEFIDTVSRIVSENDMKGKVKFVIVGDTPWFFPKNHLRELEDYAEGLGVRDSFVFTGYREDVRPYLKDFDLFVIPSNYPDPFPRSVIEAMAFALPVVGFSIGGIAEAVEDGETGFICDPGDFEKMGESISILARDAQLRGQMGPNARRRVMEMCSAEDRTADIQKIILEAG, encoded by the coding sequence ATGAAAAAAACAAATGTGCTTTTCATCAATCACTCGGTAAGGGACGGAGGACCGGGGAGAAGTCTCCTCTACATACTGAAGTATATCGACCGGGAAAAGATAAATCCGTTTGTGCTTGTCCCGAAACACGACATATTCTCTGAGAGTCTTAAATCCGAGGGAATTTTCGAAAACGTTATAGTTGACCCCAGGTTTCCAGAGAACATACAGAAATCAGCAATGGTAGCGGACACCACGCGTGCGCCAGGTGTGCTGAGAGTTTTTTCCATAATCGCAAACATAGTGAATATGCTCCGTCTGCTCTGCGGTTCCCCGAAGATAATCAGGGAAAACGGAATCGACATTATCTACTGCAACGGCACACTTGCCAAAATCGTGGGCACCCTGATCGGAAGGAAAAACAAAAAACCCGTTATCTGGCACGTAAGGAACATACAGCAGACCCGGTTTATGAAGTCTCTTATGGAAACGCTCTCGGGGTTTAGGTGCGTGAAAAAGATAATATGCGTTTCCCGGGCCACGGCGGAGCCGTTTCGAAGAGCAAAAAGCAAGATTCACGTCGTTTATAACGGTATTGATCCCGCGGACTTTGACAGGGAGTCCGTCCGGGGTTCTCTGAGGGAGGAATTTTCCATACCCACGGATACGGTGCTTGTCGGAAACACCGGAAGGGTGGTCCCGAGAAAGGGCTACGTGGAGTTCATCGACACTGTCAGCCGGATTGTTTCAGAGAACGACATGAAGGGGAAGGTAAAGTTCGTCATAGTCGGAGATACTCCGTGGTTTTTCCCGAAAAACCATCTGCGGGAGCTTGAAGATTACGCGGAGGGACTGGGAGTGCGGGACAGCTTTGTCTTTACCGGATACAGAGAAGACGTGAGGCCGTATCTAAAGGATTTTGACCTCTTCGTGATTCCGTCCAATTACCCGGATCCTTTTCCAAGGTCCGTTATAGAGGCGATGGCATTTGCTCTTCCCGTCGTGGGTTTTTCGATAGGTGGCATAGCGGAGGCCGTGGAGGACGGAGAGACGGGTTTTATCTGCGACCCCGGGGATTTTGAGAAGATGGGGGAGAGCATATCGATTCTTGCACGGGACGCGCAACTCCGGGGTCAAATGGGCCCGAACGCGAGGCGCAGGGTAATGGAAATGTGCTCGGCGGAAGATCGAACCGCGGATATACAGAAAATAATACTCGAGGCCGGGTGA
- a CDS encoding M23 family metallopeptidase codes for MLKVSGKRVAAVFGILLLVIAIIKVISIAEMSPPVISIERDIKNLGTKPFEVTVSDKGTGLAKVRIYLLDTYGESVLVEKEYKKVTKSDVISVSINPEKLGIKSGTSEIFIEVTDNSMFSGKAVFSEKVTLDFLPPEIQELSPMLYIRHGGAGVVVYKTSEDTVTSGVEIKDLFFEGYGGYFEDPLIYLAFFAYPYDAPKGEKIEIFATDAAGNEVRESVSYRLLRAPYLKDEIALSEWFLKKKVLPLFNKVYGYASVTDDGKTDFRKAFLKINNETRKENDNRIYEVGRQSGDKMLWKGKFNQLPNSKVGATFADHRKYLMDGEVIDRQYHLGYDLSVTRKHPVPASNSGVVVFADHLGIYGNTVIVDHGLGVMTLYSHLTSMDVSVGDSVEKKDRLGRTGTTGLAVGDHLHFGVYVQGVPVRPLEWWDAKWIDDNIWYKINYVKKNFVNREIPR; via the coding sequence ATGCTAAAGGTATCCGGGAAACGGGTTGCCGCTGTTTTTGGGATTTTGCTTCTGGTCATTGCCATCATAAAAGTTATCTCCATCGCTGAGATGAGTCCTCCCGTCATATCCATTGAGCGGGATATCAAGAATCTGGGCACAAAACCCTTTGAGGTGACCGTGTCCGATAAGGGCACCGGGCTTGCCAAAGTGCGTATCTACCTGCTTGACACTTACGGGGAGTCCGTTCTTGTTGAGAAGGAGTATAAGAAAGTAACAAAAAGCGATGTGATTAGCGTGAGCATCAACCCTGAAAAGCTTGGTATAAAAAGCGGTACGTCGGAAATTTTCATAGAGGTGACCGATAATTCCATGTTCTCTGGAAAGGCTGTTTTCAGCGAGAAAGTCACCCTCGATTTCCTCCCTCCGGAGATACAGGAACTCTCACCCATGCTGTATATAAGACACGGGGGCGCCGGAGTCGTTGTATACAAGACCTCAGAGGACACGGTCACAAGCGGGGTCGAAATAAAAGACCTTTTTTTTGAAGGTTACGGCGGATATTTCGAGGACCCTCTGATATACCTTGCCTTTTTCGCCTATCCGTACGATGCTCCCAAGGGAGAGAAGATAGAAATTTTTGCCACCGACGCGGCTGGCAACGAAGTCAGGGAGTCCGTTTCTTACCGGCTTCTGAGGGCGCCGTACTTAAAGGACGAAATAGCTCTCTCCGAATGGTTTCTCAAGAAAAAGGTTCTTCCGCTTTTCAACAAGGTTTACGGTTATGCCTCGGTTACCGATGACGGGAAAACCGATTTTCGTAAAGCGTTTCTGAAGATCAACAACGAGACGAGAAAGGAAAACGACAACAGGATATATGAGGTCGGAAGACAAAGCGGGGATAAGATGCTCTGGAAAGGAAAATTCAATCAGCTTCCCAATTCCAAGGTGGGCGCGACATTTGCGGATCACAGGAAATACCTGATGGACGGCGAAGTGATTGACAGGCAGTATCACCTCGGCTACGACCTTTCCGTTACCAGGAAGCACCCCGTTCCCGCCTCTAACAGCGGAGTGGTGGTTTTTGCCGATCACCTCGGCATATATGGCAATACGGTTATTGTTGACCACGGCCTGGGGGTTATGACGCTTTACTCACATCTGACTTCGATGGATGTAAGCGTCGGAGACAGCGTGGAGAAAAAAGACCGCTTGGGAAGGACAGGTACTACCGGGCTTGCCGTCGGAGACCATCTCCATTTCGGGGTTTACGTTCAGGGAGTTCCTGTGAGGCCGCTTGAATGGTGGGATGCCAAGTGGATTGACGACAACATATGGTACAAGATTAACTACGTAAAGAAGAATTTCGTGAACCGGGAGATTCCACGTTGA
- the der gene encoding ribosome biogenesis GTPase Der, with the protein MNGQKPIVAIVGRPNVGKSTLFNRIIGWNKTIVEDIPGVTRDRVYEDTRWKEKEFTLVDTGGLSLGEDDEDYSLIKEQIDVAISEADLVVMLFDGQDGALPQDSEIVQYLRRTEKKVIYAVNKVDHGNIKQVLKTYEFYGTGSDEFMAISALHNKNIYELVEQIASCIEASGQPEEESEESEGTRIAVIGKPNVGKSTLVNRILGEYRLITSPTPGTTRDPVDSIYEKDGKKYVFIDTAGIRRKSRIDALVEKHSVFRAIRSIERAHIVLLMIDGQEGPTHHDSRLAELVKDRNRALIILLNKWDLAPEDIADPEDIEEITKERLVGVDYAPVLTISALTGKKVGKIFDVVERVESNFRRKLPTGKLNRFLEDLTKRHPPPVYRRKEIKLFYISQPFTAPPTFTIFTNSAKGIPENYRRFLENQLRAYGDFEGVPLKLLFRDREGKEV; encoded by the coding sequence ATGAACGGGCAAAAACCGATCGTAGCCATAGTTGGAAGGCCAAATGTCGGAAAGTCCACCCTTTTTAACAGGATAATAGGGTGGAACAAGACGATAGTGGAGGACATCCCGGGCGTCACAAGAGACAGAGTCTATGAAGACACCCGATGGAAGGAAAAGGAGTTCACTCTCGTTGACACCGGAGGTCTCTCCCTAGGCGAAGACGACGAAGACTACTCTCTTATAAAAGAGCAGATAGACGTGGCCATTTCCGAAGCGGACCTCGTGGTGATGCTTTTTGACGGCCAGGACGGGGCTCTGCCTCAGGACTCGGAGATAGTTCAATATCTTAGAAGGACCGAAAAAAAGGTCATCTACGCGGTAAACAAAGTCGACCATGGAAACATAAAACAGGTGCTCAAGACCTACGAATTCTACGGAACGGGCTCAGATGAATTCATGGCGATCTCCGCGCTTCACAACAAAAATATCTACGAACTGGTGGAACAGATCGCTTCCTGCATAGAAGCTTCCGGACAGCCGGAAGAAGAATCGGAGGAATCCGAGGGAACCAGAATCGCCGTTATCGGCAAACCCAACGTTGGAAAATCCACGCTGGTGAACAGGATACTCGGAGAATACAGGCTCATAACGAGCCCCACTCCGGGCACAACCCGCGACCCCGTGGACTCCATCTATGAAAAAGACGGGAAAAAATACGTTTTTATCGATACCGCCGGGATAAGAAGAAAGTCAAGAATAGACGCACTAGTTGAAAAACACAGCGTCTTTCGGGCCATAAGGTCGATCGAAAGAGCCCACATCGTGCTGCTTATGATAGACGGACAGGAGGGCCCGACTCACCATGACTCGCGTCTCGCGGAACTCGTAAAAGACAGAAACAGGGCCCTTATAATACTGCTTAACAAATGGGATCTCGCTCCCGAAGACATAGCGGACCCCGAAGATATAGAAGAGATAACAAAGGAGAGACTAGTCGGGGTTGATTACGCCCCCGTGCTTACAATCTCCGCGCTTACCGGCAAAAAAGTCGGAAAAATTTTCGACGTTGTTGAGCGGGTAGAGAGCAATTTCAGGAGGAAACTGCCCACCGGGAAGCTTAACAGGTTCCTCGAAGACCTTACAAAACGCCACCCTCCCCCGGTTTACAGGAGAAAGGAAATCAAGCTTTTCTATATCTCCCAGCCCTTCACCGCGCCACCGACTTTCACGATCTTCACCAATTCGGCAAAGGGCATACCGGAGAACTACAGGAGGTTCCTTGAGAACCAGCTAAGGGCGTACGGGGACTTCGAGGGAGTTCCCCTGAAGCTTCTGTTTCGGGACAGGGAAGGAAAAGAGGTCTAG
- a CDS encoding translocation/assembly module TamB yields the protein MFSQTEQSRIYAKNLIEQRLNSIPNFHISLGDIKGSIISTMEIDDIEVKIAGEDFIEIEKLSTNYSIPLLYSIISRKKLYLSNTEIEGLKLLLEKDSSGLWNFKKLKTKDKAAERPQEPRISLIFSNNRIRNSRVLISDHTKNKVWEFDLVEESFFSINIVELTKKIELDAKDVNFNYVSPTIRIRNLRGKIDIASWNCVFEDAGFEVEGVPIRGSGTAKNLRNPEFDMTVYFDSLGIDGKGELNLQAKTKVKMHSRDNLVGTMELSARDSFLNGERFWTDLKPARINGTKALIEGTIGGGFGESRIKGSVDFKKWLGEGERNWFDFSAKLNDADTDELTEMLNRTPYPLKFGDNSRLNSNLRVSGSWASRETYSLRVEPDYLDVIDGEQSKLQVVGYLALGNEGTDFDIVSKAKRFKLKLEFPDITIDNYVDGSATFRGAVPKKGKFFEDVDLRVNADLRTDGFYRITNIDSQIDAGIEKGVLTINRLNISSDEFSLSAEKTEEIQKGLDFSFEFAAQNLGFLSEVDERIPLFLGKISSRGKISGDIFTPLIKATSQVESFAYEKDFIAQDMSVESSTRIDLKNAPKVSFDMALKAQRARVLGNSSDTLEAKLRGTETHIEVGALLSKKDGSFASSEFSVDGILGHEKKIKMTYLEGLLAEKRFRSKGDIFLDISSERTRLKGDEFFYGEGKITSFLGEINRKEKTVELRADMTNFNPLIISKALNLRHDLGGTLDGKVKVSGPFTAPSVHAEVKSDGFFYGFSSTGETEVSLRGEKGKLSLDLVSSLDQKKSLSLRGDLLVPEDARSYLEAIMGSSMDLELTSDRYKLDFLKIFSNSIEKIEGSFSSGGLSLKGTLEKPWVKGNVEVNDMKLFLSQLRNSLSTQHAELSFNGTRLTLPRTEFRSAKGKAYMKGRMNLSDFTYRADLDMEKIRFNPHSIKTDLSGNLKIEKKGEFLNVTGDTKVTAGRIRLYPGRVKSVKDISFIDRTESFAGEFSLEEQNQSDFYREKTEMNISVDISSGTWIKTKEANFNTRGKLRLKKKPGTDLNMQGNIVSSEGYYTVFGKLFDIEDATLNFTGASDNPALNVKAYYDAGDVDVHVAVTGNLREPDLSLSSNPDLEEIDIISYIVFGASSNRLQTQQRAFVGKFATAVAAGGISELLSSEIGLDLLSIQEGERGLEDSTLKVGSYVTRDIFVGYERSPSQTPIDQTTQMRNKLNLEWKLNRRFSVESQMGGENPGVDFFYNFNF from the coding sequence TTGTTCTCCCAGACCGAGCAAAGCCGCATATACGCAAAAAACCTCATAGAACAAAGGCTTAACTCGATCCCCAATTTCCATATCAGTCTCGGGGATATCAAAGGAAGCATAATCTCCACGATGGAGATAGACGATATTGAGGTAAAAATAGCGGGGGAGGACTTCATAGAAATTGAAAAACTCTCAACTAACTATTCGATCCCTCTTCTCTATTCAATAATCTCGAGAAAAAAACTCTACTTATCGAACACGGAGATAGAAGGTCTAAAACTCCTGCTTGAAAAAGACAGCAGCGGGCTATGGAATTTCAAAAAACTCAAAACCAAGGATAAAGCCGCTGAGCGTCCGCAGGAACCAAGAATAAGTCTTATATTCTCAAACAACAGAATCCGCAACTCCCGTGTTTTGATCAGTGACCACACAAAAAACAAGGTTTGGGAGTTTGACCTCGTGGAGGAGTCGTTTTTCTCCATAAACATCGTGGAACTCACGAAAAAGATCGAGCTTGACGCCAAGGACGTAAATTTCAACTACGTGTCCCCCACAATCAGGATAAGGAATCTCAGGGGAAAGATCGATATAGCTTCCTGGAACTGTGTATTCGAAGACGCCGGATTTGAGGTTGAAGGGGTACCGATTAGGGGAAGCGGCACCGCAAAAAACCTGAGAAACCCTGAATTTGACATGACAGTGTATTTCGACTCACTTGGAATAGACGGCAAGGGAGAGCTTAACCTTCAGGCAAAAACAAAGGTCAAAATGCACTCCCGGGACAACCTGGTCGGCACGATGGAGCTCTCGGCCCGGGATTCTTTTCTTAACGGGGAGCGGTTCTGGACGGATCTTAAACCGGCCAGAATTAACGGAACAAAAGCACTCATAGAAGGCACGATAGGCGGAGGATTCGGAGAGTCCCGTATAAAAGGAAGCGTAGACTTTAAAAAATGGCTAGGGGAAGGAGAGAGAAACTGGTTTGACTTCTCGGCAAAGCTAAACGACGCGGACACAGATGAGCTGACCGAGATGCTCAACCGTACGCCCTACCCCCTGAAATTCGGAGATAATTCAAGGTTAAACTCAAATCTCAGGGTAAGCGGCAGCTGGGCAAGCAGGGAAACGTATTCCCTGCGGGTCGAGCCCGATTACCTTGACGTAATCGACGGCGAGCAAAGCAAACTTCAGGTCGTAGGTTATCTGGCGCTCGGAAACGAGGGTACGGATTTCGATATAGTCTCAAAAGCAAAACGGTTCAAGCTAAAGCTTGAATTCCCGGATATAACGATTGACAACTATGTTGACGGAAGCGCGACTTTCCGGGGAGCGGTACCAAAAAAAGGCAAGTTCTTCGAAGACGTGGATCTGCGGGTGAATGCCGACCTGAGGACAGACGGATTTTACAGGATAACGAACATAGATTCCCAAATTGATGCCGGCATTGAGAAAGGAGTGCTGACGATAAACAGACTAAATATCTCATCCGATGAATTCTCCTTATCCGCTGAGAAAACAGAAGAAATCCAAAAGGGTCTTGACTTCTCCTTTGAATTCGCGGCGCAGAACCTTGGTTTCCTCTCCGAGGTTGACGAAAGAATCCCACTGTTTCTAGGAAAAATAAGCTCGAGAGGAAAAATCAGCGGAGACATTTTCACTCCACTGATCAAGGCAACCTCGCAGGTAGAAAGCTTCGCTTATGAAAAAGATTTCATAGCTCAGGACATGTCGGTTGAGTCCAGTACACGGATCGATCTGAAAAACGCTCCCAAGGTGTCGTTCGATATGGCACTCAAAGCGCAGCGAGCCCGCGTTTTGGGCAATTCCTCGGACACACTCGAAGCAAAGCTGCGGGGAACGGAAACCCATATTGAAGTAGGTGCCCTTTTAAGCAAGAAAGACGGTTCCTTCGCCTCTTCAGAATTCAGTGTTGACGGCATCTTGGGCCACGAGAAAAAAATAAAAATGACATATCTTGAAGGTCTTCTGGCCGAAAAACGGTTTAGGAGCAAAGGAGACATCTTCCTTGATATATCTTCTGAAAGAACAAGGCTCAAGGGAGATGAATTTTTCTACGGAGAAGGGAAAATCACCAGTTTTCTCGGAGAAATCAACCGGAAGGAAAAGACAGTCGAACTGCGGGCGGACATGACGAATTTCAATCCGCTGATCATATCGAAAGCCCTCAATCTAAGACACGACCTGGGGGGAACACTTGACGGAAAAGTCAAAGTCAGCGGCCCCTTTACCGCCCCATCCGTTCATGCCGAAGTAAAATCAGACGGCTTCTTCTACGGATTCTCCTCAACAGGAGAAACGGAAGTCAGCCTCCGCGGGGAAAAAGGAAAACTTTCCCTCGATCTCGTGTCCTCGCTCGACCAGAAGAAAAGCCTCAGTCTGCGGGGAGACCTGCTGGTCCCAGAGGACGCCCGAAGCTACCTCGAGGCGATAATGGGATCTTCGATGGACCTTGAGTTGACATCTGACCGGTACAAACTCGACTTCCTGAAAATTTTTTCAAACTCCATAGAGAAAATCGAAGGAAGTTTCTCATCCGGAGGCCTTTCCCTTAAAGGCACCCTGGAGAAACCGTGGGTAAAAGGAAACGTTGAAGTAAATGATATGAAGCTTTTTTTGAGCCAGCTTAGAAACAGTCTGTCCACCCAGCACGCCGAACTTTCATTTAACGGCACAAGACTCACCCTGCCCAGAACGGAGTTCCGTTCGGCAAAGGGGAAAGCCTACATGAAAGGCAGAATGAACCTTTCTGATTTCACTTACCGCGCGGATCTTGATATGGAGAAAATCCGCTTTAACCCCCACTCAATAAAAACAGACCTGTCCGGCAATCTGAAGATAGAGAAAAAAGGCGAGTTTCTTAATGTAACGGGAGATACGAAGGTCACGGCAGGCAGAATCCGTCTTTACCCCGGAAGAGTGAAGAGCGTAAAGGATATCAGTTTCATAGACAGAACCGAGAGTTTCGCCGGCGAGTTCTCGCTTGAGGAACAGAACCAGAGCGATTTTTACAGAGAGAAGACCGAAATGAATATTTCAGTTGACATCTCTTCCGGCACGTGGATAAAAACCAAGGAAGCCAACTTTAACACGCGCGGAAAACTCAGGCTTAAGAAAAAACCGGGCACAGATCTCAACATGCAGGGAAACATAGTGTCGTCCGAGGGATATTACACCGTCTTCGGAAAGCTTTTCGACATAGAGGACGCCACGCTTAACTTCACGGGAGCGTCGGATAATCCCGCTTTAAACGTTAAGGCATATTATGATGCCGGCGATGTTGACGTGCATGTGGCCGTTACCGGAAATTTGAGAGAACCGGACCTGTCTCTGTCAAGCAACCCGGATCTTGAAGAGATTGACATAATATCCTATATAGTTTTCGGAGCTTCGAGCAACAGACTTCAGACCCAGCAGAGAGCTTTTGTGGGAAAATTCGCAACGGCGGTTGCCGCAGGCGGGATCTCCGAGCTCCTGAGCTCGGAAATCGGTCTTGATCTTCTGAGCATCCAGGAAGGAGAGCGGGGACTTGAGGACAGCACCCTCAAGGTCGGTTCCTACGTGACAAGGGATATTTTTGTCGGCTACGAGAGATCTCCCTCCCAGACACCGATTGACCAGACAACGCAGATGCGCAACAAGCTCAATCTTGAATGGAAGCTCAACAGAAGATTCTCGGTAGAAAGTCAGATGGGGGGAGAGAACCCAGGAGTCGACTTCTTCTACAATTTCAATTTCTAA